One window of Mediterraneibacter gnavus ATCC 29149 genomic DNA carries:
- a CDS encoding AAA family ATPase — MGIYLNPGAAGFKMSLNSEIFVDKSELLDVTNRYVNTQQRFMCVSRPRRFGKSMAADMLAAYYDCGDDTEELFEGLSISQCKSYRKHLNQYDVLKINMQEFLSRSDDVEGMLTLMQRRILSDLKQKYPEYVREEDLVFAMQDVYSHTKRSFVILIDEWDCLFREYQQDQKAQKKYLDFLRAWLKDQDNVAFAYMTGILPIKKYGSHSALNMFTEYSMTEPGELAAYFGFTENEVKNLCMEYGMDFEEAKAWYDGYGLITHKQDRDICYSMYSPKSVVEAMLRHKFGTYWNQTETYEALKVYIQMNMDGLKDAIVGMLAGESIRINTGTFSNDMTTFATRDDILTLLVHLGYLTYDGILESVSIPNKEVSKEYVNAISTMDWKDEFERNIIKERGEGHMKSLLILGAGGFGQMVKETAIQLGYEEIVFLDDAAFGKDVVGKCCDYTAKYGEYKMAVAAFGNNHTRLFWTDKLLEAGYDVPSIVHPSAIVSPSAVLGPGCFIMQRAVVNTHTHVDRAALVNSGAVVDHDSVVCAGAHVGLGSVVKANCTIEQEKKVEAGEVIFSTRRKIEGVDSRALEDALYAFGFGPQCSYVKPFGEGHINETYAVYMPMEDGTEKPLYVLQRININVFKEPGKVMENIFGVTEFLRDVIRREGGDPDRETLAYIKTKSGETYFEDDEGQPWRCANFIANSVCYQMVERPEQFYQSARSFGHFLKQLGEYPAESLYETIPNFHDTVKRFEAFAQAVERDVKNRARLCRSEIEFALAREKDCGALMSRMEAGVLPLRVTHNDTKLNNILFDAESGKGLCIIDLDTIMPGLAANDFGDSIRFGASTAEEDERDLDKVHFDINLYELYVKGYLEMARDVLTPEELESLPWGARLMTFECGIRFLMDFLQGDTYFKTAYPEHNLVRARTQFRLVQEMEDQFDEMCRIVREC; from the coding sequence ATGGGCATTTATTTAAATCCAGGAGCAGCAGGGTTTAAAATGTCTTTAAATTCCGAAATATTTGTTGATAAAAGCGAACTGTTAGATGTGACAAATCGCTATGTGAATACACAACAGAGGTTTATGTGTGTCAGTCGTCCGAGGCGTTTTGGAAAGTCAATGGCAGCAGATATGCTGGCAGCCTATTATGATTGCGGGGATGATACAGAGGAATTATTTGAAGGACTTTCCATCAGTCAGTGTAAGTCTTACCGAAAACATTTGAATCAGTATGATGTGCTGAAGATTAATATGCAGGAATTTTTAAGCAGATCAGATGATGTGGAAGGGATGCTTACATTAATGCAAAGAAGAATTCTGTCTGATTTAAAGCAGAAATATCCGGAATATGTACGGGAGGAGGATCTTGTCTTTGCAATGCAGGATGTGTATTCTCACACAAAACGTTCTTTTGTAATCTTGATTGATGAATGGGATTGTTTGTTTCGTGAGTATCAGCAGGATCAGAAAGCCCAGAAAAAGTATCTGGATTTTTTGCGTGCGTGGCTGAAAGATCAGGATAATGTAGCATTTGCTTATATGACGGGGATTTTGCCAATTAAGAAATATGGTTCCCATTCGGCATTGAATATGTTTACGGAATATTCTATGACAGAACCGGGGGAGCTGGCTGCGTATTTTGGTTTTACAGAAAATGAAGTAAAAAATCTTTGCATGGAATATGGAATGGATTTTGAAGAAGCAAAGGCGTGGTATGACGGGTATGGTTTGATTACGCACAAACAGGACAGAGATATTTGCTATTCTATGTACAGTCCAAAATCTGTTGTGGAAGCAATGCTTCGCCACAAATTCGGAACTTATTGGAATCAGACAGAAACTTATGAGGCGTTAAAAGTTTATATTCAGATGAATATGGATGGTTTGAAAGATGCGATAGTCGGGATGCTGGCAGGAGAGAGTATTCGGATTAATACGGGAACATTCAGTAATGATATGACTACTTTTGCTACCAGAGATGATATTCTGACTTTATTGGTGCATTTAGGATATTTGACTTATGATGGAATCTTAGAATCAGTGAGTATTCCAAACAAAGAGGTTTCCAAGGAATATGTGAATGCTATTAGTACCATGGATTGGAAGGATGAATTTGAACGTAATATCATAAAAGAGCGAGGAGAGGGACATATGAAAAGTTTATTGATTCTCGGAGCAGGTGGCTTCGGGCAGATGGTGAAGGAAACAGCGATCCAGCTGGGGTATGAGGAGATCGTATTTCTTGACGATGCGGCGTTTGGAAAGGACGTAGTTGGAAAGTGCTGCGACTATACGGCCAAGTATGGAGAATACAAGATGGCAGTGGCGGCATTTGGGAATAATCATACGAGATTATTCTGGACAGACAAATTGCTGGAGGCAGGATATGATGTGCCATCGATTGTGCATCCGTCTGCAATTGTGAGTCCAAGTGCGGTTTTGGGACCTGGATGTTTTATTATGCAGCGCGCGGTAGTGAATACGCATACCCATGTGGATCGGGCGGCGCTTGTCAACAGCGGAGCAGTTGTGGATCATGATTCGGTGGTATGCGCCGGAGCGCATGTGGGGCTTGGAAGTGTGGTAAAAGCAAACTGTACGATCGAGCAGGAGAAGAAGGTAGAGGCAGGAGAAGTCATTTTCTCTACCAGGAGAAAGATCGAAGGTGTGGACAGCAGAGCGCTTGAGGATGCACTGTATGCATTTGGATTCGGTCCCCAGTGCAGTTATGTAAAACCGTTTGGGGAAGGGCACATCAATGAGACGTACGCAGTATATATGCCGATGGAAGACGGCACAGAGAAGCCATTATACGTACTGCAGAGAATCAATATCAATGTGTTCAAAGAGCCTGGTAAGGTAATGGAGAATATTTTCGGAGTGACAGAGTTTCTACGGGATGTGATCCGTCGGGAAGGCGGAGATCCGGATCGTGAGACACTGGCCTACATCAAGACGAAGAGCGGGGAGACATATTTTGAGGATGATGAAGGTCAGCCATGGCGCTGTGCGAATTTTATCGCCAATTCTGTGTGCTATCAGATGGTGGAGCGTCCGGAGCAGTTTTACCAGTCAGCCAGAAGCTTTGGTCATTTTTTGAAGCAGCTGGGTGAGTATCCGGCAGAGAGTCTTTATGAGACGATCCCGAATTTCCACGACACGGTAAAACGATTTGAAGCGTTTGCACAGGCCGTAGAGCGAGATGTGAAGAACCGCGCCCGTCTGTGCCGTTCGGAGATTGAATTTGCACTGGCGAGAGAAAAAGACTGCGGAGCTCTGATGAGCAGGATGGAAGCAGGTGTTCTGCCGCTGCGTGTGACACACAATGATACAAAACTGAATAATATTTTATTTGACGCAGAGTCCGGAAAGGGATTGTGTATTATTGATCTGGATACGATCATGCCGGGACTGGCAGCCAATGATTTTGGAGATTCGATCCGTTTTGGCGCATCTACGGCGGAAGAAGATGAACGTGATCTGGACAAGGTCCATTTTGATATCAATCTGTATGAACTGTATGTGAAAGGGTATCTGGAGATGGCAAGAGATGTCCTGACACCGGAGGAGTTAGAGAGTCTTCCGTGGGGTGCAAGACTGATGACATTCGAATGCGGAATCCGGTTCCTCATGGATTTTCTGCAGGGAGATACGTATTTCAAGACCGCATATCCGGAGCACAATCTGGTCCGTGCCCGTACACAGTTCAGACTGGTGCAGGAGATGGAAGATCAGTTTGATGAAATGTGTCGGATTGTGAGAGAGTGTTAA
- a CDS encoding Rpn family recombination-promoting nuclease/putative transposase: MGRTKRLKELTIKDNFMFGAVMMDEDNCKGLLERVLEIQIDRVDVSKEKSIVYHPEYKGVRLDVYAKDEKQTRYNVEMQVERKPALGKRSRYYQSQMDMEMLLTGEDYTELPNTYVIFICDFDPFGKDQYRYTFRTTCQESENVDLEDGRTTVFLNTRGKNESEVPGELVTFLQYMKEDLEGSEKEFHDPYVEQLQKFIRNVKGSREMEERFMIFEEMLKEERAAGFAKGRAEGVAEGRISESKDTLLLFLQNLGTVPKVLSDQIEEQGDLDVLKEWIRMAFQSKSVEEFAKKIK; the protein is encoded by the coding sequence ATGGGAAGAACAAAACGATTAAAGGAACTCACGATCAAAGATAATTTTATGTTCGGCGCAGTGATGATGGACGAAGATAATTGCAAAGGTCTTTTAGAAAGAGTGTTGGAGATACAGATCGATCGAGTGGATGTCAGCAAAGAAAAAAGCATAGTGTATCATCCGGAGTATAAAGGTGTTCGCCTGGATGTGTATGCAAAAGATGAGAAGCAGACGCGTTATAACGTGGAAATGCAGGTGGAGAGAAAGCCGGCACTTGGAAAGAGAAGCCGTTATTATCAGAGTCAGATGGACATGGAGATGTTGCTGACCGGAGAAGATTATACGGAACTTCCGAATACCTATGTTATTTTTATCTGTGATTTTGATCCATTTGGAAAAGACCAGTATCGCTATACCTTTCGGACAACGTGTCAGGAATCTGAAAATGTGGATTTGGAAGATGGGCGAACCACTGTGTTTTTAAATACCCGTGGAAAGAACGAAAGTGAAGTTCCGGGAGAATTGGTCACATTTCTGCAGTACATGAAAGAGGATCTTGAGGGAAGCGAAAAGGAGTTTCACGACCCATATGTGGAGCAGTTACAGAAGTTTATCCGCAACGTTAAGGGAAGTCGGGAGATGGAGGAACGCTTTATGATTTTTGAAGAGATGCTGAAAGAAGAACGGGCTGCCGGATTTGCAAAAGGGCGTGCTGAAGGAGTTGCAGAGGGGCGAATTTCTGAGAGTAAGGATACGTTACTCTTATTTTTGCAGAATCTTGGAACGGTTCCTAAAGTACTTTCGGATCAAATTGAAGAACAAGGTGATTTGGATGTACTGAAAGAGTGGATCAGGATGGCATTCCAATCGAAATCTGTGGAAGAATTTGCAAAGAAGATAAAATAA
- the wecB gene encoding non-hydrolyzing UDP-N-acetylglucosamine 2-epimerase → MKTEVTFKNNGKLKLLIIVGTRPEIIRLAAVIKKCRNYFDTILAHTGQNYDYNLNGVFFHDLELDDPDVYLNAVGADLGETMGNIISESYKLMAEIKPDAVLVLGDTNSCLSVIGAKRLHIPIFHMEAGNRCKDECLPEETNRRIVDIISDVNMAYSEHARRYLADCGLPKERTYVTGSPMAEVLHDNLEKIEASDVHARLGLEKGKYILLSAHREENIDTEKNFLSLFEAINKIAEKYDMPILYSCHPRSRKRLEASGFQLDKRVIQHEPLGFHDYNCLQMNAFAVVSDSGTLPEESSFFTSVGHPFPAVCIRTSTERPEALDKGCFVLAGIDSNSLVQAVETAVAMNENGDYGIPVPDYVEENVSTKVVKIIQSYTGVVNKMVWRKF, encoded by the coding sequence ATGAAAACAGAAGTGACATTTAAGAATAATGGGAAACTGAAATTATTGATCATTGTAGGGACTCGTCCGGAGATTATCCGCCTGGCAGCAGTGATCAAAAAGTGTCGGAACTATTTTGATACCATTCTGGCGCATACCGGACAGAACTATGACTACAACTTAAACGGTGTATTTTTCCATGATCTGGAGTTGGATGATCCGGATGTGTATCTGAATGCAGTGGGTGCAGATCTCGGAGAGACCATGGGAAATATTATTTCCGAATCTTATAAATTGATGGCAGAGATAAAACCGGACGCAGTACTGGTTCTGGGTGATACGAACAGTTGTCTGAGCGTGATCGGGGCAAAGCGTCTTCATATTCCGATTTTCCATATGGAAGCAGGAAACCGTTGTAAAGATGAGTGTCTTCCGGAAGAGACAAACCGCCGTATTGTAGACATTATTTCAGATGTAAATATGGCATATTCAGAACATGCCCGCCGTTATCTTGCGGACTGCGGATTGCCGAAAGAACGTACTTATGTGACAGGCTCTCCAATGGCAGAAGTGCTGCATGATAATCTGGAAAAAATCGAAGCATCCGATGTACATGCCCGTTTGGGATTGGAAAAGGGAAAATATATCTTGCTCTCTGCACATCGTGAAGAGAATATTGATACAGAGAAGAACTTCTTATCTCTCTTTGAGGCAATCAACAAGATTGCAGAGAAGTACGATATGCCGATCTTATATTCCTGTCACCCAAGAAGCAGAAAGAGACTGGAAGCATCCGGTTTTCAGCTGGATAAACGTGTCATTCAGCATGAACCGTTAGGATTCCACGATTATAACTGCCTGCAGATGAATGCATTTGCCGTAGTATCAGACAGCGGAACACTGCCGGAAGAAAGCAGTTTCTTTACATCCGTAGGTCATCCGTTCCCTGCGGTTTGCATCCGTACTTCCACAGAAAGGCCGGAAGCGCTGGATAAAGGCTGCTTTGTACTTGCCGGAATCGACAGCAATTCACTGGTACAGGCTGTGGAGACAGCAGTAGCGATGAATGAAAATGGAGATTATGGAATCCCGGTACCTGATTATGTAGAAGAAAATGTGTCTACAAAAGTTGTGAAGATCATTCAAAGCTATACAGGAGTCGTGAATAAAATGGTGTGGAGAAAGTTTTAA
- a CDS encoding nucleoside-diphosphate sugar epimerase/dehydratase: protein MSVFKDKTLMITGGTGSFGNAVLNGFLETDIKEIRIFSRDEKKQDDMRHEFQAKMPEASNKIKFFIGDVRDLASVKNAMHGVDYIFHAAALKQVPSCEFFPIEAVKTNVLGTENVLTAAIEEGVKSVICLSTDKAAYPVNAMGTSKAMMEKVIVAKSRTVDPEKTKICCTRYGNVMCSRGSVIPLWIEQIKAGNPITITEPSMTRFIMSLEEAVDLVLFAFENGTSGDILVQKAPACTIEVLAKAVTELFAPGHEIKVIGIRHGEKMYETLLTNEECANAIDMGEFYRVPCDKRDLNYDKYFKEGDVERNILTEFNSSNTELLDVEQVKEKLLTLQYIRDELAEWENR, encoded by the coding sequence ATGAGTGTATTTAAAGATAAAACATTGATGATCACAGGTGGAACAGGTTCTTTCGGAAATGCTGTTCTCAATGGATTTTTAGAAACCGATATCAAAGAAATCCGTATTTTCTCACGTGATGAGAAAAAGCAGGATGATATGAGACATGAATTTCAGGCAAAAATGCCGGAAGCATCAAATAAAATTAAGTTCTTTATTGGGGATGTTCGTGACTTGGCCTCTGTAAAGAATGCAATGCACGGGGTAGATTATATCTTCCATGCAGCAGCTTTAAAACAGGTTCCATCTTGTGAGTTCTTCCCGATTGAAGCAGTAAAGACAAATGTTCTTGGTACAGAAAATGTATTGACTGCAGCAATCGAAGAAGGTGTAAAATCTGTAATCTGTCTTTCTACAGATAAAGCAGCGTACCCTGTCAATGCAATGGGAACAAGTAAGGCAATGATGGAAAAAGTCATTGTAGCCAAATCAAGAACAGTAGATCCGGAAAAAACAAAAATCTGCTGTACTCGTTACGGAAATGTTATGTGCTCCCGTGGATCTGTAATTCCTCTTTGGATCGAACAGATTAAAGCAGGAAATCCAATCACAATTACAGAACCTTCTATGACCAGATTTATTATGAGCTTAGAAGAAGCAGTAGACTTAGTGTTATTTGCTTTTGAAAATGGGACAAGCGGAGATATTTTAGTACAGAAAGCTCCGGCATGTACGATTGAGGTGTTAGCAAAGGCAGTAACAGAATTGTTTGCACCGGGACATGAAATTAAAGTGATCGGTATTCGTCATGGTGAAAAAATGTACGAGACATTACTTACAAATGAAGAATGTGCTAATGCGATTGATATGGGTGAGTTCTACCGTGTGCCATGTGATAAGAGAGACTTGAATTACGATAAGTATTTCAAAGAAGGTGATGTGGAGAGAAACATATTAACAGAATTCAATTCCAGCAACACAGAATTACTGGATGTGGAGCAAGTAAAAGAGAAGTTGTTGACACTGCAGTATATCAGAGATGAATTAGCGGAGTGGGAGAATCGATAA
- a CDS encoding VanZ family protein, which translates to MKAILRSVERDVADACAYIPYGLAAAVVFLFIMILYNRKKYGRVSFIINSSLMIIYVVVVGHLTLFSRESGIVDRVDLTFFSLLEESSDYTIQLIENVLLFLPAGILCPWMWKQIRNWKRSFLLGFAGSLLIETLQMLTGRGLFQLDDLITNAAGMMAGYGIYQIAKKLWKRVYKSRFQ; encoded by the coding sequence ATGAAAGCGATTTTAAGGAGTGTAGAAAGAGATGTCGCAGATGCGTGTGCTTATATTCCTTATGGGCTGGCAGCTGCAGTAGTGTTTCTGTTTATCATGATCTTGTATAACAGAAAGAAGTATGGCAGAGTTTCTTTTATTATAAACAGCAGTCTTATGATCATTTATGTGGTCGTAGTCGGACATCTGACATTGTTTTCGCGGGAATCCGGAATTGTAGACAGGGTGGATCTGACTTTTTTCAGTCTTCTGGAGGAATCTTCGGATTATACGATTCAGTTGATCGAAAATGTATTATTGTTTTTGCCGGCAGGGATTTTATGTCCCTGGATGTGGAAGCAGATCCGGAACTGGAAGCGCAGCTTCCTGCTTGGATTCGCAGGGAGTCTGCTGATCGAGACGCTGCAGATGCTGACGGGAAGAGGCCTGTTTCAGCTGGATGACCTGATTACAAATGCGGCAGGAATGATGGCAGGATATGGAATATATCAGATTGCAAAGAAATTGTGGAAAAGGGTTTACAAATCCAGATTTCAGTGA
- a CDS encoding LCP family protein → MKKTKDKAKIVIIILAVIAVIAAAGAVYAGMQNKKADKEKEEVSAEPESTDGSSYITYNGKKYKYNSDLRTMLFMGVDKNEVVTVKENTGRSGQSDCLVLLVLDTDKKTTTLLEISRDSMADVKIYGIDGDYMATETAQIATQYAYGDGEKRSCQLTREAVSNLLYDIPIHDYLSLNMSGIVPIVDQIGGVTMTVPEDYTAIDPVFVQGSTITLNGELTEKYIRSRDTSVLGSNEQRMERQTQFVQALLEKVKSTEDGGNSMLRQFWQVGQPYITTDLSLDMLEKVASYDMNPEILKVPGEVRAGEEHDEFHVDDASLQEMIVNIFYKEVES, encoded by the coding sequence GTGAAGAAGACTAAAGATAAAGCGAAAATTGTGATCATCATTCTGGCAGTGATCGCTGTTATAGCGGCAGCAGGAGCGGTTTATGCCGGGATGCAGAATAAAAAGGCGGATAAGGAAAAAGAAGAGGTATCAGCAGAACCTGAAAGTACGGACGGTTCTTCTTATATCACATACAACGGGAAAAAGTATAAGTATAATTCAGATCTGCGCACCATGCTGTTTATGGGAGTGGATAAAAATGAAGTAGTGACAGTTAAGGAGAACACCGGGCGGAGTGGCCAGTCTGATTGTCTGGTCCTGTTGGTGTTAGATACAGACAAAAAGACAACTACGCTTTTGGAAATATCAAGAGATTCTATGGCGGATGTGAAGATTTACGGTATTGATGGGGACTATATGGCGACCGAGACGGCTCAGATCGCAACCCAGTATGCGTATGGGGACGGAGAAAAAAGAAGCTGTCAGCTAACCAGGGAGGCAGTATCCAATCTGCTCTATGATATTCCGATTCATGATTATCTGTCGCTGAATATGTCAGGAATTGTTCCGATCGTGGATCAGATCGGCGGAGTAACGATGACTGTTCCGGAAGATTACACCGCGATCGATCCTGTATTTGTCCAGGGAAGTACGATAACACTGAATGGGGAGCTTACAGAGAAATATATTCGAAGCCGTGATACATCTGTTCTTGGAAGTAATGAACAGCGTATGGAGCGGCAGACTCAGTTTGTACAGGCGCTTCTGGAGAAAGTGAAATCTACGGAAGATGGCGGCAACTCCATGCTGCGTCAGTTCTGGCAGGTGGGACAGCCGTATATTACGACAGATTTAAGTCTGGATATGCTGGAAAAGGTAGCGTCGTATGACATGAATCCTGAGATTTTAAAAGTTCCGGGGGAGGTTCGGGCAGGAGAAGAACACGACGAATTTCATGTGGATGATGCCAGTCTGCAGGAGATGATCGTCAATATTTTTTACAAAGAAGTAGAATCATAG
- a CDS encoding acetyltransferase: MRLIILGAGGYGKTVADIARQSGKYEQIYFLDDGQEKSDLILGTCAEFLKFADGNTEMYPAFGNNEMRLDWMEKLSDAQIVLPRLIHATAYVSPTAEVEAGTVVLPLAIINTDCRIQSGCIINCGSIVDHGCVIEEGVHISPGTVIKAENRIPRATKIEAGEVVPLRAYPL, encoded by the coding sequence ATGAGATTGATTATTTTAGGAGCAGGTGGATACGGAAAGACAGTTGCGGACATTGCAAGGCAGTCCGGGAAATATGAGCAGATTTATTTTCTGGATGACGGTCAGGAAAAGTCAGATCTGATATTAGGGACATGTGCAGAGTTTCTGAAATTTGCCGATGGGAATACAGAGATGTATCCGGCATTTGGAAATAATGAAATGCGCCTGGATTGGATGGAAAAGTTATCTGATGCACAGATTGTACTTCCGCGATTGATACATGCCACAGCTTATGTAAGTCCAACTGCAGAAGTGGAAGCCGGGACAGTTGTATTGCCGCTTGCGATCATAAACACAGATTGTCGGATCCAATCGGGCTGTATTATCAATTGTGGTTCGATTGTAGACCATGGATGTGTGATCGAAGAAGGCGTACATATTTCTCCGGGGACTGTGATCAAGGCAGAAAATCGGATTCCAAGAGCAACAAAAATTGAGGCGGGCGAAGTGGTTCCATTGCGAGCATACCCGCTGTGA
- a CDS encoding capsular polysaccharide biosynthesis protein CapF, translating into MNILITGAKGFVGKNLAANLYCIKDGKNRTRDLTIEEIFEYDIDTDESLLDTYCEKADFVFNLAGVNRPKEQSEFMDGNLGFASKLLDTLKKYHNTCPVMLSSSIQATLIGRYGQSDYGKSKLAGEELFFEYGKECGAKVLVYRFPNLFGKWCRPNYNSAVATFCNNIANNLPIQVNDRATELELLYIDDLVEEMLDALEGKEHHCEYQELDPVADESGKYGYVPTTHKATLGEIVDLLEMFKNQPKSLLMPEIPNNSFAKKLYSTYLSYLPKEEVSFPLKMNVDDRGSFTELLKTANCGQFSVNISKPGITKGEHWHNSKWEFFIVVSGHGLIQERKIGTDEVIEFEVSGEKIEAIHMLPGYTHNIINLSEIENLVTVMWANEQFDPNHPDTFFERVKN; encoded by the coding sequence ATGAACATTCTTATAACAGGAGCAAAAGGCTTTGTTGGAAAAAACCTTGCAGCCAACTTATATTGCATCAAAGATGGTAAAAACAGAACACGAGATCTTACAATCGAAGAGATCTTTGAATATGATATTGATACAGATGAATCTCTGTTAGATACATATTGTGAGAAAGCAGACTTTGTTTTCAATCTTGCGGGGGTGAACCGGCCAAAAGAGCAGTCTGAATTTATGGATGGAAATCTTGGATTTGCATCGAAATTGTTGGACACATTGAAAAAGTATCACAATACCTGTCCGGTGATGCTTTCCAGTTCCATTCAGGCAACGCTGATCGGACGCTATGGACAGTCTGATTATGGAAAGAGCAAGCTGGCAGGAGAAGAGTTATTTTTCGAATATGGCAAAGAGTGCGGAGCAAAAGTGCTGGTGTACCGTTTCCCGAACCTTTTTGGAAAATGGTGCAGACCGAATTACAACAGTGCAGTTGCTACATTCTGCAATAACATCGCAAACAATCTTCCGATTCAGGTGAATGACAGAGCGACAGAATTAGAACTTCTCTATATTGATGATCTGGTGGAAGAGATGTTGGATGCTTTGGAAGGAAAAGAACATCACTGTGAATATCAGGAGCTGGATCCGGTGGCAGATGAATCCGGAAAGTACGGTTATGTGCCGACAACCCACAAGGCAACACTGGGAGAAATTGTAGATTTACTGGAAATGTTCAAAAATCAGCCGAAATCTCTCCTTATGCCGGAAATTCCAAATAATTCTTTTGCAAAGAAATTATATTCGACATATTTGTCCTATCTGCCAAAAGAGGAAGTCAGCTTCCCTCTTAAGATGAATGTGGATGACAGAGGAAGTTTTACAGAGCTGTTGAAAACAGCAAATTGCGGACAGTTTTCTGTGAATATTTCGAAGCCGGGAATTACAAAAGGAGAACATTGGCACAACAGCAAATGGGAATTCTTTATTGTAGTATCTGGACATGGATTGATCCAGGAGCGAAAGATTGGTACAGATGAAGTGATTGAATTTGAAGTGTCAGGAGAGAAGATTGAGGCAATCCATATGCTTCCGGGCTATACGCACAATATTATCAATCTGTCAGAAATAGAAAACCTTGTAACAGTGATGTGGGCAAACGAACAGTTTGATCCGAATCATCCGGATACATTTTTTGAAAGGGTGAAAAATTGA
- a CDS encoding YveK family protein has protein sequence MEEQMRNDEMEIDLIELFHVLLKKAWVILLCLVIGAVTVGGYTKLFVTPQYQATSTIYVLGNSVSMSGVDLTLSKQLTADFSVLAKSRPVMNKIEEKLKADYKYKDLNYSVEQLQGMITIENPSGTSLMRMTATNSDAQLAADIANAAADAVAERISEVMVIDKPSSVEEAEKPNYPVSPNVKKNMIMGGLIGAVLAVGVFTLLFLLDDTIKSEEDVRRYLQLNTLASIPKEKKRRRASSEA, from the coding sequence ATGGAAGAACAGATGAGAAATGATGAGATGGAGATCGATCTGATAGAATTATTTCATGTATTATTGAAAAAAGCGTGGGTGATACTTCTGTGTCTGGTCATTGGTGCTGTGACAGTCGGAGGGTATACGAAGTTGTTTGTCACACCACAGTATCAGGCGACATCTACGATTTATGTTCTTGGTAATTCGGTGAGTATGTCCGGTGTGGATCTGACACTGAGCAAGCAGCTTACTGCGGACTTTTCTGTACTGGCGAAGAGCCGTCCGGTAATGAACAAGATTGAGGAGAAGCTGAAAGCAGATTATAAGTATAAAGATTTGAATTACTCTGTGGAGCAGCTGCAGGGGATGATCACGATAGAGAATCCGTCCGGAACAAGTTTGATGAGGATGACTGCCACGAATTCAGATGCACAGCTTGCGGCAGATATTGCAAATGCGGCGGCAGATGCTGTTGCAGAGCGTATTTCAGAGGTTATGGTGATTGATAAGCCAAGTAGTGTGGAAGAGGCAGAAAAGCCAAATTATCCAGTCAGTCCGAATGTAAAGAAGAATATGATCATGGGTGGACTGATCGGAGCAGTTCTTGCAGTGGGAGTATTTACGCTATTATTCTTACTGGATGATACGATCAAGTCGGAAGAGGACGTAAGAAGATATCTGCAGCTGAATACACTGGCATCAATTCCAAAGGAAAAGAAGAGAAGACGTGCATCATCAGAGGCATAA
- the srtB gene encoding class B sortase, whose translation MKKSRKILIGILICVIIGSVFYIGYYYVTQNKNEKVYKKLQKEVVKQESKEEEPQTEESHVEIPIDFAQLQAQNPDIYAWIQIDGTNINYPVAQSATDNEYYLNHTIEGQEGYPGSIYTENWNTKEFTDFNTVIYGHDMKDGSMFQNLHNYADASYMQQHPNVVIYTPEKKLTYQIFAAVVYDDRHILHSFDYAFADQRQAFLDSIYNSRNLGNVIRDDVSVNTDSRILTLSTCMTGQDDKRFLVEAVLISEED comes from the coding sequence ATGAAAAAATCCAGAAAGATTCTGATTGGTATTTTAATTTGTGTGATTATTGGAAGTGTGTTTTATATCGGATACTATTATGTTACGCAGAATAAAAATGAGAAGGTTTACAAGAAACTTCAGAAAGAGGTTGTGAAACAGGAGAGCAAAGAGGAGGAACCACAGACAGAGGAGTCACATGTGGAGATCCCGATTGATTTTGCACAGCTTCAGGCTCAGAATCCGGATATTTATGCATGGATCCAGATTGACGGGACGAATATTAATTATCCCGTTGCGCAGAGTGCTACGGACAATGAGTATTATCTGAATCATACGATTGAAGGCCAGGAGGGATATCCGGGATCTATTTATACAGAGAATTGGAACACGAAGGAATTTACGGATTTTAATACCGTGATCTACGGGCATGACATGAAAGATGGAAGTATGTTTCAAAATCTGCACAACTATGCGGATGCGTCGTATATGCAGCAGCATCCGAATGTGGTGATCTATACACCGGAGAAGAAGTTGACATATCAGATTTTTGCGGCAGTTGTATATGATGACAGACACATTCTTCATAGTTTTGACTATGCGTTTGCAGATCAGAGACAGGCATTTCTGGATTCTATTTACAATTCCAGAAATCTGGGCAATGTCATCCGGGATGATGTTTCTGTGAATACAGACAGCAGGATTCTGACACTTAGTACTTGTATGACGGGACAGGATGACAAACGATTTTTAGTGGAGGCAGTGTTAATCAGTGAAGAAGACTAA